The following coding sequences are from one Devosia yakushimensis window:
- a CDS encoding MerR family transcriptional regulator: protein MSSSAQHINAKAAARRLGVSAKALRLYEERGLIAPIRTAAGWRTYGPAEMARAAEIVALRALGLSLAQVTQVLDGEPSCLEPALATHQTVLEQRLRQLAGAVEKVRALRAGLVRGEVPAIGELPRLLGPAGEPSLALDLPWPWGGERFELSAIRPLTYITGPLGCGKTRLAQAIAAAMPGAAFFGLDRMLAGEAMESYLAKDAGLKTRVDRRLAWLEEEGASSSAALVALITGLEIEGPAALIVDMIEQGLDHATQEALIAHLRHHAFDARPLFMLTRSSAILDLDAVGSDEAIILCPANHSPPTLVVPFPGAVGYEALTTCLATPEVRARTEGVIAWRPQVA, encoded by the coding sequence GTGAGCTCTTCCGCCCAACATATCAATGCCAAGGCCGCCGCCCGGCGTCTCGGCGTTTCTGCCAAGGCGCTTCGCCTTTATGAGGAACGTGGCCTCATCGCGCCCATCCGCACCGCTGCGGGATGGCGTACCTATGGCCCCGCCGAAATGGCGCGGGCCGCCGAGATCGTCGCACTGCGCGCGCTCGGCCTTAGCCTGGCTCAGGTGACGCAGGTGCTCGACGGCGAGCCTTCCTGCCTCGAACCGGCGCTCGCCACGCACCAGACCGTGCTTGAGCAGCGCCTGCGCCAGCTTGCCGGCGCCGTCGAAAAAGTCCGCGCGCTGCGCGCCGGCCTGGTGCGCGGTGAGGTGCCGGCCATCGGGGAATTGCCACGCCTTCTCGGCCCGGCAGGTGAGCCCAGCCTTGCTCTCGATCTCCCCTGGCCCTGGGGTGGCGAGCGGTTCGAACTGAGCGCGATCAGGCCGCTCACCTATATTACCGGCCCGCTTGGCTGCGGCAAAACGCGTCTGGCCCAGGCCATCGCCGCCGCCATGCCGGGCGCCGCCTTTTTCGGGCTGGATCGCATGCTGGCAGGGGAGGCCATGGAAAGCTACCTGGCCAAGGACGCCGGCCTTAAAACTCGGGTCGACCGGAGGCTGGCCTGGCTCGAGGAGGAGGGGGCCAGCTCATCGGCCGCGCTTGTTGCCCTCATCACCGGCCTTGAGATCGAGGGACCGGCCGCGTTGATCGTCGATATGATCGAGCAGGGGCTGGACCATGCCACTCAGGAAGCCCTGATCGCCCATCTGCGCCATCATGCTTTCGATGCGCGCCCGCTGTTCATGCTCACCAGATCCTCGGCCATTCTCGATCTCGATGCCGTGGGTTCCGATGAGGCGATCATTCTGTGTCCGGCCAATCATAGCCCGCCGACTCTGGTCGTGCCCTTTCCCGGTGCTGTCGGATACGAAGCCCTGACCACGTGCCTTGCGACGCCCGAGGTGCGGGCCCGCACGGAAGGCGTCATCGCCTGGCGACCACAAGTGGCCTGA
- a CDS encoding DUF3597 domain-containing protein — translation MGLFDDIKAKIFGAPKPAAPVDTTAATEMAKSIGLAAANRVGASVTGAAAKPAATPSAADTLVAQAAAPAPKAAATPTAAPTAPAAANDVDVAAILDAAVAKAGQKLDWRKSIVDLMKALGLDSSLSARKELATELGYSGDKSDSASMNIWLHKQVLQKLAANGGTVPADLLD, via the coding sequence ATGGGACTGTTCGACGATATCAAGGCCAAGATCTTTGGCGCCCCCAAACCCGCCGCGCCGGTGGATACGACAGCAGCGACGGAAATGGCCAAATCGATCGGCCTTGCCGCCGCCAACCGGGTCGGCGCCTCCGTCACCGGCGCCGCAGCCAAGCCGGCGGCCACGCCATCGGCAGCCGACACCCTCGTCGCCCAGGCTGCTGCTCCTGCACCCAAGGCGGCGGCCACGCCAACAGCAGCCCCGACCGCGCCCGCTGCCGCCAATGATGTCGATGTCGCTGCCATCCTCGATGCCGCAGTCGCCAAGGCGGGTCAAAAACTCGACTGGCGCAAATCGATCGTCGATTTGATGAAGGCCCTTGGCCTCGACAGCAGCCTCTCGGCCCGCAAGGAGCTGGCAACGGAGCTGGGCTATTCCGGCGACAAGAGCGATTCCGCCAGCATGAATATCTGGCTGCACAAGCAGGTGCTGCAAAAGCTGGCCGCCAATGGCGGTACGGTTCCGGCCGATCTGCTGGACTAG
- a CDS encoding carbohydrate ABC transporter permease, whose protein sequence is MTIALDTAQARPKRGFWTMARRDAATGYLFIAPQLIGIIIFVLIPLGLVFWYSLHEWNVLAGSFRFTGAANYEKLLSDPAIGEVMSVTAVFSAGLAALNMSMALGLALLLNQKLRFMTVFRTLFFSPVVVSLVAWTIVWSFLLQSNGGINGLLQMIGVEGPNWLRNPTTAMISVIVVQALKNVGLNMILFLAALQGVPRELFEAARVDGVPRFKQFYRITLPMISPTILLASIVTIVGALQVFAQIMILTQGGPGFSTTVLVYYLYQQAFQFYLFGYGSTLSIVLLVIVGALTFIQWQLRRKFVFYEN, encoded by the coding sequence ATGACCATTGCCCTTGATACAGCGCAGGCGCGGCCCAAACGTGGTTTCTGGACCATGGCCCGGCGCGATGCGGCCACCGGATATCTGTTCATCGCGCCGCAGCTGATCGGCATCATCATCTTCGTGCTGATCCCGCTGGGACTGGTGTTCTGGTATTCGCTGCATGAATGGAATGTGCTGGCGGGTTCGTTCCGCTTTACCGGCGCGGCCAATTACGAGAAGCTGCTGAGCGATCCGGCGATTGGCGAGGTGATGAGCGTCACCGCGGTATTCTCGGCGGGCCTAGCCGCGCTCAATATGAGCATGGCGCTGGGGCTGGCGCTGCTGCTTAATCAGAAGCTGCGGTTCATGACCGTGTTCCGCACGCTGTTCTTTTCGCCGGTCGTGGTGTCGCTGGTGGCCTGGACCATCGTCTGGAGCTTCCTGCTGCAGAGCAATGGCGGCATTAATGGCTTGCTGCAGATGATCGGCGTCGAAGGCCCCAATTGGCTGCGCAATCCGACCACTGCGATGATCTCGGTGATTGTGGTGCAGGCGCTCAAGAATGTCGGCCTCAACATGATCCTGTTTCTCGCGGCGCTCCAGGGCGTGCCGCGCGAATTGTTCGAGGCTGCGCGCGTCGATGGTGTGCCGCGCTTCAAGCAATTTTATCGCATCACCCTGCCCATGATCAGCCCGACCATCCTGCTGGCGTCCATCGTGACCATTGTGGGTGCGTTGCAGGTGTTTGCGCAGATCATGATCCTGACCCAGGGGGGCCCGGGCTTCTCGACCACGGTTCTGGTCTATTACCTCTATCAGCAGGCCTTCCAGTTTTACCTGTTCGGCTATGGCTCGACGCTGTCCATCGTCCTGCTCGTCATTGTCGGCGCGCTCACCTTCATTCAGTGGCAGTTGCGCAGAAAGTTCGTGTTCTATGAAAACTGA
- a CDS encoding efflux RND transporter periplasmic adaptor subunit: MKRTFRIGLSAMLLAGLLAACDRAPEAPAAEPLRPVLTTTVTLISSEAIGPFVGSVEPRHQTALSFQSAGRVLTRDVGLGDSVTKGQVLATLDASVQAFQLETAQANLASAQAQFNNLSASEARVRQLVSSNTAAQAQLDAATTARQTAEAQLDQAKANVTRAQDQLGYTQILADADGIVVSTSAEVGQVVSAGQTILTVAQPEQRDAVFDLPEGLASTLAIGDAVTITTTDMTGSQATALVREIAPSASATARLRRVRLTLDAPGEAFRLGTTVEAVVTRPLGQPLVQLPASAVLGDGETASVWVLDPAGTVAARSVSVVSRTATLVSIGQGLAEGDRVVTAGINSLSPGQQVLVSEGGQP, encoded by the coding sequence ATGAAACGCACTTTCCGTATCGGCCTTTCCGCCATGCTCCTGGCCGGCCTGCTCGCCGCCTGCGACCGCGCTCCGGAAGCGCCCGCCGCCGAGCCGTTGCGCCCGGTGCTGACCACCACCGTCACCCTGATCTCCAGCGAGGCCATCGGCCCCTTTGTCGGCAGTGTCGAGCCACGCCACCAGACCGCGCTCAGCTTTCAATCGGCCGGCCGCGTGCTGACGCGCGATGTCGGCCTGGGCGATAGCGTCACCAAGGGCCAGGTGCTGGCCACGCTCGATGCCAGCGTGCAGGCCTTTCAGCTCGAAACGGCCCAGGCCAACCTCGCCAGCGCCCAGGCCCAGTTCAACAATCTCTCCGCGTCCGAGGCGCGCGTGCGCCAGCTGGTCTCCAGCAATACCGCGGCGCAGGCGCAGCTCGACGCCGCCACCACAGCCCGCCAGACGGCCGAGGCCCAGCTCGATCAGGCCAAGGCCAATGTGACCCGCGCGCAGGACCAGCTCGGCTATACCCAGATCCTGGCCGATGCCGATGGCATCGTAGTCTCGACCTCAGCCGAAGTGGGGCAGGTGGTGAGCGCCGGTCAGACCATCCTTACGGTCGCCCAGCCCGAGCAACGCGACGCGGTGTTCGACCTGCCGGAAGGCCTGGCCTCCACTTTGGCGATCGGTGATGCGGTCACGATTACCACGACTGACATGACCGGCAGCCAGGCGACAGCTCTGGTTCGCGAAATTGCGCCCTCGGCCTCCGCCACTGCACGCCTGCGCCGTGTCCGGCTCACGCTGGATGCACCGGGCGAGGCCTTCCGCCTCGGGACCACGGTTGAAGCCGTGGTTACCCGGCCGCTCGGCCAGCCCCTGGTGCAGCTCCCGGCCAGCGCCGTACTGGGCGATGGGGAAACCGCCAGCGTCTGGGTGCTCGATCCCGCCGGCACCGTTGCCGCGCGGTCCGTCAGCGTGGTGTCCCGCACCGCAACTCTCGTGTCGATCGGCCAGGGGCTTGCGGAGGGCGACCGTGTCGTCACCGCCGGCATCAATAGCCTCAGCCCGGGGCAGCAGGTGCTCGTCAGTGAAGGGGGCCAGCCATGA
- a CDS encoding efflux RND transporter permease subunit has product MKFNLSEWALEHKSFIWFLMVIAVVAGVLSYQKLGREEDPAFAIKTMVVQAYWPGASIDDTKSQVTERIERALESLDKLDFTRSYSTAGQSTVFVNLKETLRGQAVTDSWYQVRKKINDIRAQFPSGLVGPFFNDEFGSVYGNIYAFTADGLTYRQLRDYVETVRNDVLAIPDIGKVELIGTQDEVISIDFSTQQLATLGISAQDVISQLQAQNAVTPSGTIQSDGEKVLVRVGGQFTSEADIARINLQQGDIFFRLADVATISRGYQEPPDPLFRYDGKTALGLAISMAPSGNILEFGEALKERMAEIETRLPIGVGVAQVSDQPHVVEEAVGGFTKSLLEAVVIVLVVSFLSLGLRAGLVVAISIPIVLALVFVFMEFMGISLQRVSLGALIIALGLLVDDAMITVEMMVSRLEAGDSLHKAAIFAYTSTAFPMLTGTLVTVAGFLPILLNTSTAGEYIQTLFYVIAAALTISWVVAVLFAPLIGVALLPKTMKGHADKKPSRFAGWFRRSLAFAMQFRWATIAFTVALFAVSLFGLTKVQQQFFPSSDRPEILVDFTLPQNATIRQTEAVMDRFEASLVGDEDIDHWSSYVGQGAVRFYLPMDSQLANSFFGQAVIVTKDLEARGRVRARIDDLLAKDFADINTFAQFLELGPPVGRPIQYRLSGPDVQTVRSLALDLAGVVSTSPHVRDISFDWNEPGKSLLVDVDQDKARRLGVTSESVAQVLNTIINGTTITQVRDSIYLVDVVVRAEEDQRNSIETLQNLQVPTSSGVAVPLGAFASIQYGLEQPIIWQRDRVPTITVRASVAGDMLPAAVNKELAPAIANFATQLPAEYHVVTGGAAESSANSQSALVATLPAMLLAIAFILMVQLQSVSKLVLVVSVAPLGLIGVVAALLPTGTPLGFVALLGVLALAGIIIRNAVILIGQINDNIRDGHDQWEAVLYATEHRMRPILLTAAAASLGMIPIASEVFWGPMAYAMIGGIIAATALTLYFLPALYVTWYRVKPPQSAAEDEKAEAPSA; this is encoded by the coding sequence ATGAAGTTCAACCTTTCCGAATGGGCGCTCGAACATAAGAGCTTCATCTGGTTCCTCATGGTCATCGCCGTCGTAGCCGGGGTGCTGTCCTATCAGAAGCTGGGCCGCGAGGAAGATCCGGCCTTTGCCATCAAGACCATGGTTGTCCAGGCCTATTGGCCCGGCGCTTCCATTGACGACACCAAGAGCCAGGTGACCGAGCGGATCGAGCGGGCGCTGGAAAGTCTCGATAAACTCGATTTCACCCGCTCCTATTCGACAGCCGGGCAATCGACCGTCTTCGTCAATCTCAAGGAGACCCTGCGCGGCCAGGCCGTTACCGATTCCTGGTACCAGGTGCGCAAGAAGATCAACGATATCCGCGCCCAGTTCCCCAGCGGCCTGGTCGGCCCCTTCTTCAACGACGAGTTCGGCTCGGTTTACGGCAATATCTATGCATTCACCGCTGACGGCCTGACCTATCGCCAACTGCGCGACTATGTCGAAACCGTGCGCAATGACGTGCTGGCCATTCCCGATATCGGCAAGGTCGAACTGATCGGCACGCAGGACGAAGTCATTTCCATCGACTTCTCCACCCAGCAATTGGCGACCCTGGGCATTTCGGCCCAGGATGTCATTTCCCAATTGCAGGCGCAGAACGCGGTCACCCCTTCAGGAACGATTCAAAGTGACGGCGAAAAGGTGTTGGTGCGAGTCGGCGGCCAGTTCACCTCCGAGGCCGACATCGCCAGAATCAACCTGCAGCAGGGCGACATTTTCTTCCGCCTGGCTGATGTCGCCACCATCAGCCGCGGCTATCAGGAGCCCCCCGATCCGCTCTTCCGCTACGATGGCAAGACCGCTCTCGGCCTCGCCATTTCCATGGCCCCCAGCGGCAATATTCTTGAGTTCGGCGAAGCCCTTAAGGAGCGTATGGCCGAAATCGAAACCCGCCTGCCCATCGGTGTTGGTGTCGCCCAGGTCTCCGATCAGCCCCATGTGGTCGAGGAAGCCGTCGGCGGCTTCACCAAATCCCTGCTCGAAGCGGTTGTCATCGTTCTGGTGGTAAGCTTCCTCAGCCTCGGCCTGCGCGCCGGCCTCGTCGTCGCCATCTCTATTCCCATCGTCCTGGCGCTGGTCTTCGTCTTCATGGAATTCATGGGCATTTCCCTGCAGCGTGTCTCGCTGGGCGCGCTGATCATCGCGCTCGGCCTATTGGTCGATGACGCCATGATCACTGTCGAGATGATGGTCTCGCGCCTTGAAGCCGGCGATAGCCTGCATAAGGCCGCGATCTTCGCCTATACCTCGACGGCTTTCCCCATGCTGACCGGCACACTGGTCACGGTCGCCGGGTTCCTGCCCATCCTGCTCAATACCTCGACGGCGGGCGAATATATCCAGACCCTGTTCTATGTGATCGCGGCGGCGCTGACGATTTCCTGGGTCGTGGCGGTACTCTTCGCCCCGCTGATCGGGGTGGCCCTGCTCCCCAAGACCATGAAGGGCCATGCCGACAAAAAGCCGAGCCGCTTTGCCGGCTGGTTCCGCCGCTCGCTGGCCTTTGCCATGCAGTTTCGCTGGGCGACGATTGCCTTCACCGTGGCCCTGTTCGCCGTCTCGCTGTTCGGGCTGACCAAGGTGCAGCAGCAATTCTTCCCGTCATCCGACCGGCCCGAAATCCTCGTCGATTTCACCCTGCCGCAGAATGCCACGATCCGCCAGACAGAGGCGGTGATGGACCGCTTCGAGGCCTCGCTGGTCGGCGACGAAGATATCGACCACTGGAGCTCCTATGTCGGGCAGGGCGCGGTGCGCTTCTACCTGCCCATGGATAGCCAATTGGCCAATTCCTTCTTCGGTCAGGCTGTTATCGTCACCAAGGATCTGGAAGCCCGCGGCCGCGTCCGCGCCAGGATTGACGATCTGCTCGCCAAAGACTTCGCCGACATAAACACCTTTGCCCAGTTCCTTGAGCTGGGGCCGCCGGTCGGCCGGCCCATTCAATACCGCCTCAGCGGCCCCGATGTGCAGACCGTGCGCAGCCTTGCGCTCGACCTGGCTGGCGTGGTGAGCACGAGCCCGCATGTCCGGGACATCAGCTTCGATTGGAACGAACCGGGCAAGTCCTTGCTGGTCGATGTCGATCAGGATAAGGCGCGCCGCCTCGGCGTTACCTCCGAAAGCGTGGCACAGGTGCTCAACACCATCATCAATGGCACCACGATTACCCAGGTGCGCGACTCCATCTATCTCGTCGATGTCGTCGTGCGCGCCGAGGAAGACCAGCGCAATTCGATCGAGACCTTGCAGAACCTGCAGGTGCCCACCTCGAGCGGCGTGGCCGTGCCGCTGGGCGCCTTCGCCAGCATCCAATATGGCCTCGAACAGCCCATCATCTGGCAGCGGGATCGCGTGCCCACCATCACCGTGCGTGCCTCGGTGGCGGGTGATATGCTGCCGGCGGCGGTCAACAAGGAACTCGCGCCGGCTATTGCCAATTTCGCCACCCAATTGCCGGCCGAATATCATGTGGTGACCGGCGGCGCCGCGGAATCGAGTGCCAATTCCCAGTCGGCACTGGTGGCCACGCTACCCGCCATGCTGCTGGCCATTGCCTTCATCCTCATGGTGCAATTGCAGAGCGTCTCCAAACTGGTTCTGGTCGTGAGCGTTGCGCCCCTGGGTCTGATCGGCGTGGTCGCGGCCCTCCTGCCCACCGGCACGCCGCTAGGCTTTGTGGCGCTTCTGGGCGTCTTGGCGCTGGCCGGCATCATCATCCGCAATGCGGTGATCCTGATCGGCCAGATCAACGACAATATCCGCGATGGCCATGATCAATGGGAGGCAGTGCTCTACGCCACCGAACACCGTATGCGGCCCATCCTGCTCACCGCCGCCGCGGCCAGCCTTGGCATGATCCCCATTGCCAGCGAAGTGTTCTGGGGGCCCATGGCCTATGCCATGATTGGCGGCATCATCGCGGCAACAGCGCTGACGCTCTATTTCCTGCCGGCGCTCTACGTCACCTGGTATCGCGTCAAGCCGCCGCAAAGCGCTGCGGAAGACGAAAAAGCGGAAGCGCCGTCAGCTTGA
- a CDS encoding ABC transporter substrate-binding protein, translating to MRRTMLKTTLAALAVTTGLVAPAFSQELRMAIWSANEAHLALFNEIGAEFEASHPGVTVTYDSLAFEGYVTTLTTQIAGGNPPDLAWLFDTTAPDFMAAGALYPLTDTFAKTEGYDIADFPAATLTAWSRDGVQYLYPFSTSPFGVFVNNDMIKAAGAKTPAELIAAGEWTWDNAIATAATVAATGKQGLVVRDFDFKIWENLAEIYAGWGAHPWSEDTKSCAFNSKEMVDAMTFIHDAIFVKKALPGPGVAADFFAGDAAMTTTQISRASLLPKDDKAFDWDLVPLPSGPVGDYAWVGRAGIGVMANAKNPELAAEFLAFFSSKANVAKLARFFPPARQSLLTADVLSAANPLLTKEQIEAVVIRGVATGQSTQQVQNFAQLQQTVRAGLDGLWQPQADISGVLNSLCDRLNPLLAAN from the coding sequence ATGCGCAGGACTATGCTGAAAACCACACTGGCCGCTCTGGCGGTGACGACGGGGCTGGTTGCCCCGGCTTTCTCGCAGGAATTGCGGATGGCGATCTGGAGTGCCAACGAGGCCCATCTGGCTCTGTTCAACGAGATCGGCGCCGAGTTCGAAGCCAGCCATCCTGGCGTTACGGTCACTTATGATTCACTGGCATTCGAAGGCTATGTGACAACGCTGACCACCCAGATCGCCGGCGGCAATCCGCCCGATCTGGCCTGGCTGTTCGACACCACCGCCCCCGATTTCATGGCGGCCGGCGCGCTCTATCCGCTGACCGACACCTTCGCCAAGACCGAAGGCTATGACATTGCCGACTTTCCGGCCGCCACGCTCACCGCCTGGTCGCGCGATGGCGTGCAATATCTCTATCCGTTCTCGACCTCGCCCTTTGGCGTGTTCGTCAACAATGACATGATCAAGGCGGCAGGCGCCAAGACACCGGCCGAGCTGATCGCGGCCGGCGAATGGACCTGGGATAATGCCATTGCCACGGCGGCCACCGTTGCCGCCACCGGCAAGCAGGGCCTGGTGGTGCGCGATTTCGACTTCAAGATCTGGGAAAACCTGGCCGAAATCTATGCCGGCTGGGGCGCCCATCCCTGGTCGGAAGACACCAAATCCTGCGCGTTCAACAGCAAGGAAATGGTTGACGCCATGACCTTCATCCATGACGCGATCTTCGTGAAGAAGGCCCTGCCCGGCCCCGGCGTTGCGGCAGACTTTTTCGCTGGCGACGCAGCCATGACCACGACCCAGATCAGCCGCGCCTCCTTGCTGCCCAAGGACGACAAGGCGTTTGATTGGGACCTGGTGCCGCTGCCCTCTGGCCCGGTTGGCGACTATGCCTGGGTTGGCCGCGCCGGGATTGGCGTGATGGCCAATGCCAAGAACCCCGAACTTGCGGCCGAATTCCTCGCGTTCTTCTCGTCCAAGGCCAATGTGGCAAAGCTGGCCCGTTTCTTCCCGCCGGCGCGCCAGAGCCTGCTGACTGCTGACGTGCTTTCGGCGGCCAATCCGCTGCTGACCAAAGAGCAGATCGAGGCCGTGGTTATTCGCGGTGTCGCCACCGGCCAGTCGACGCAACAGGTGCAGAATTTTGCGCAGTTGCAGCAGACGGTTCGTGCCGGTCTTGATGGCTTGTGGCAGCCGCAGGCCGATATTTCGGGCGTGCTGAACAGCCTTTGCGATCGCCTTAATCCGCTGCTGGCGGCAAACTAA
- a CDS encoding carbohydrate ABC transporter permease encodes MKTELSPRAQTLAYLTLCVLLIPFVFPTWWMVTSSVKPVSQIFAFPPDIWPRAFDFSSYSDVFKIQPFALQYWNSAYIAAIVTVGTMAVASMAGYAFARIKFPFANAIFMVVLVGLLIPSEVTLVPLFQLFLKWGMINTHWPLILVPIFGAPAVFATFIMRQFFISLPVELEEAARVDGLGRFKIFWTIALPLARPALAAVAIFTFLGSWNLYLEPIVFISSSDKFTLPQALTQFTDAYGGPMWNIQLAAATMTAIPVLIVFIVAQKQFVEGLAHTGLKG; translated from the coding sequence ATGAAAACTGAGCTCAGCCCCCGCGCCCAGACGCTGGCCTATTTGACGCTTTGCGTACTGCTCATCCCCTTTGTCTTTCCGACCTGGTGGATGGTCACCTCATCGGTCAAGCCGGTGAGCCAGATCTTTGCCTTTCCGCCCGATATCTGGCCGCGCGCCTTTGATTTTTCGTCCTATTCGGACGTGTTCAAAATCCAGCCCTTTGCGCTGCAATATTGGAACTCGGCCTATATCGCTGCGATCGTGACGGTCGGCACGATGGCGGTGGCGTCGATGGCGGGCTATGCCTTTGCGCGCATCAAGTTCCCCTTCGCCAATGCCATTTTCATGGTGGTGCTGGTGGGGCTGCTGATCCCCTCGGAAGTAACGCTGGTGCCGCTGTTCCAGCTGTTCTTGAAGTGGGGCATGATCAATACCCATTGGCCGCTGATCCTGGTGCCGATCTTCGGTGCCCCGGCAGTGTTTGCCACTTTCATCATGCGGCAGTTCTTCATTTCGCTGCCGGTGGAACTCGAAGAAGCCGCCCGCGTCGATGGGCTGGGCCGGTTCAAGATTTTCTGGACCATTGCCCTGCCGCTGGCTCGCCCGGCTTTGGCCGCCGTCGCCATCTTCACGTTCCTCGGCAGCTGGAACCTTTATCTCGAACCCATCGTCTTCATCTCAAGCTCCGACAAATTCACCCTGCCCCAGGCGCTGACCCAATTCACCGACGCCTATGGCGGACCGATGTGGAATATCCAGCTCGCCGCCGCGACCATGACGGCCATTCCGGTCCTCATCGTGTTCATCGTCGCCCAGAAGCAGTTCGTCGAGGGCCTGGCCCATACCGGGCTCAAAGGCTAG
- a CDS encoding ABC transporter ATP-binding protein — protein sequence MAPVTLSSVKKSYGEAATIHGVDIDIADGEFVVLVGPSGCGKSTLLRMIAGLETITDGEISIGGRVVNELEPKDRDIAMVFQNYALYPHMTVAKNMAFSLEHRGGSKAEIAERVNWAADILGLKPLLERFPRQLSGGQRQRVAMGRAIVRNPQVFLFDEPLSNLDAKLRVVMRGEIKGLHQRLGVTTIYVTHDQVEAMTMADKIVVMNAGRVEQFGAPLDLYDRPANPFVAGFIGSPSMNFIEGQLTPQGFVTKGATLPLPPGPISGEAIYGIRPEHFELASAGLAATVLLVEPMGSETQVTMMIGEQQIIGVFRERLQAQPGSTIHVAPQLNAVHLFDAASGKRLN from the coding sequence ATGGCACCCGTTACCCTTTCATCCGTCAAGAAAAGCTATGGCGAAGCCGCCACCATTCATGGCGTTGATATCGACATTGCCGATGGCGAATTCGTCGTGCTGGTCGGCCCCTCCGGCTGCGGTAAATCCACCCTGCTGCGCATGATTGCGGGGCTGGAGACCATCACCGATGGCGAAATTTCGATCGGCGGCCGCGTGGTCAATGAGCTGGAGCCCAAGGACCGCGACATAGCCATGGTGTTCCAGAATTATGCGCTTTATCCGCATATGACTGTGGCCAAGAACATGGCCTTCTCGCTGGAGCATCGCGGCGGCAGCAAGGCTGAGATTGCCGAGCGGGTGAATTGGGCGGCCGACATTCTGGGGCTCAAGCCGCTGCTGGAACGCTTCCCGCGCCAGTTGTCGGGCGGGCAGCGGCAGCGCGTCGCCATGGGCCGCGCCATTGTGCGCAATCCGCAGGTGTTCCTGTTCGACGAACCGCTGAGCAATCTCGATGCCAAGCTGCGCGTCGTCATGCGCGGCGAGATCAAGGGGCTGCATCAGCGGCTGGGCGTTACCACTATCTATGTCACCCATGACCAGGTCGAGGCCATGACCATGGCCGACAAGATCGTGGTGATGAATGCCGGCCGGGTCGAGCAATTCGGCGCGCCGCTTGATCTCTATGACCGGCCGGCCAATCCCTTCGTTGCCGGCTTTATCGGTTCGCCGTCGATGAATTTCATCGAAGGCCAGCTCACCCCACAAGGTTTCGTTACCAAGGGCGCGACACTGCCCCTTCCGCCGGGCCCGATTTCGGGCGAGGCCATCTATGGCATCCGCCCGGAGCATTTCGAGTTGGCTAGCGCTGGCCTTGCCGCGACGGTACTGCTGGTCGAGCCCATGGGGTCGGAAACGCAGGTCACCATGATGATCGGCGAGCAGCAGATTATCGGGGTGTTCCGCGAAAGACTGCAGGCCCAGCCCGGCTCGACCATTCATGTGGCGCCACAACTCAACGCTGTGCATCTTTTCGACGCTGCCAGCGGCAAGCGGTTGAACTAG
- a CDS encoding acetylxylan esterase, with amino-acid sequence MPFNDLTHPALDAYRSEVQVPADFDAFWAATLKEARGFGGEAVLARLDSPLRLIEAYDVVFPGFGGHPIRGWLLLPTKRRDPLPLIVQYVGYGGGRGFAHELLHYAAAGFAYFRMDTRGQGSSWSPGETADPVGSTPQIPGVMTKGILNPADYYYRRLFTDGVRALDALLQLSFIDEERVGVTGGSQGGGIALAVAGLDSRVKALSTDVPFLCDFPRAVRIAARDPYGEIARFLATHRDKREAVFETLRYFDGVCFASRAQAPALFSAALMDNVCPPSTVYAAHAAYSGPKTMVDYEFNDHEGGGPYQQLRQLAWFQEALKV; translated from the coding sequence ATGCCATTTAACGACCTTACCCATCCCGCGCTCGATGCCTATCGCAGCGAAGTGCAAGTGCCTGCCGATTTCGATGCCTTCTGGGCAGCAACGCTCAAGGAGGCGCGCGGCTTTGGCGGAGAAGCCGTGCTGGCCCGGCTCGATTCGCCCCTGCGGCTGATCGAGGCCTATGACGTGGTCTTTCCCGGCTTTGGTGGCCATCCCATCCGGGGCTGGCTGCTGCTGCCGACCAAGCGGCGGGACCCGCTGCCTCTGATCGTGCAATATGTCGGCTATGGCGGCGGGCGCGGCTTTGCCCATGAATTGCTGCATTATGCCGCCGCAGGATTTGCCTATTTCCGCATGGATACGCGCGGGCAAGGCAGCAGTTGGAGCCCCGGCGAAACCGCCGATCCCGTAGGCAGCACGCCGCAAATTCCGGGCGTGATGACCAAGGGCATTCTCAACCCGGCGGATTATTACTACCGGCGCCTCTTCACCGACGGCGTTCGCGCACTCGATGCGCTCCTGCAGCTCTCCTTCATCGACGAAGAGCGCGTCGGGGTGACCGGCGGCAGCCAGGGCGGCGGCATTGCCCTGGCCGTGGCGGGGCTCGATTCCCGGGTCAAGGCGCTCTCGACCGATGTGCCGTTCCTATGTGATTTCCCCCGCGCCGTACGCATTGCCGCGCGCGACCCTTATGGGGAAATCGCGCGGTTCCTGGCGACCCACCGCGACAAGCGCGAGGCTGTGTTCGAGACGCTGCGATATTTTGACGGCGTCTGCTTTGCCAGCAGGGCTCAGGCACCGGCATTGTTCTCGGCGGCGCTGATGGACAATGTCTGCCCGCCCTCGACGGTCTATGCCGCTCATGCCGCCTATAGCGGCCCCAAGACCATGGTGGATTACGAATTCAACGACCATGAAGGGGGCGGCCCCTACCAGCAATTGCGGCAATTGGCCTGGTTCCAGGAGGCCCTCAAGGTCTGA